Proteins encoded together in one Passer domesticus isolate bPasDom1 chromosome 6, bPasDom1.hap1, whole genome shotgun sequence window:
- the TNKS1BP1 gene encoding 182 kDa tankyrase-1-binding protein isoform X1 codes for MASQPQPLPPAVPCASPAGTAGAGLAGSPDKGSARPKPPVRPKPRVLPKPAVPAKPPAPPPAPGPRHPRPELPSAEKMNRLAGPQPYSGAGAGGPLRRPSFTVRAPETPNGKGPSSPSVAGTEEEVPPAPPTPSRRGPAPFKVTPVPVAARPERFPGTTVEEILAKMDSREGPGSPDRAWLSPFCTDPSSRFGSKTFVAFRKRPGGEADGDPAGEAPQTPAAAAGELGMGDDGHPVAETSSSPQAGPSCAGDPCGRRRPPSPPDLSTLQLGALGPPGSPRPPTCPAPAPGAPFQPAEPSAPAPGSPDAPPELLAPYSPTLPPGSPESPTRPPVEVPVTSIQAPGAPSATEPQLSVSHSPGSPHTPGEGSPGTASPPGTPELPPRVTCPPGSPEAAAEYLGPPSPPLAKASRPPGSPEGPDDSTVSPQSHEGPDFKPPPRDVGLRRSSEGVLRPPPTGQGLGELGGSLSALPRAGDLLSEPSLGSESAWSLSQSFEWTFPSRGARLPAFPPRSPIRETPDSGLSEEGESDGEAVTPGPPKDRSSEGSGSQQAEGAPCPGGPVAQREAGGSAEEEEEEREAEQDAPVSHSPLRVTEPGQHPAEPESSTQPSLTTTAPLAPAPPDPAASTDSAWAGDGPKSLQGPGGPGQAEKPSQDPDPHADPGWLTELLESPGVHGSPENLLGWSRKDLCSEFGIGRPRQDSTFDWSHPGASRERDWPVETKQDQEFGTKSSWDSSHSDKDSSARESWSSDYRAAELRGDTKLGCSDWSQSLGTGKSCPQDPDFSASTAEWGQGYGSTEELGSKQANWGSGLGTGHVQQLDKEPHSGQPTWAGRYSSRDTEMKDRELTPDWTSKYSSQDAGSKDENLTLGWAGRSSTGDSPDKEVSPSRPAWDRRYNPRDMESQDREFSPSRPAWTREYRDTESQDREFSPSRPAWTGEIGDMESQDREFSPSRPAWDDRSSTRGMESQDQEFRPSRPAWDDRSSTRSMESQDQEFSPSRPAWEDKSSTRGVESQDQEFSPSRSAWDDRSSTRSMESQDQEFSPSRPAWEDRSSTRGMESQDQEFSPSRPAWEDRSSTRSMESQDQEFSPSRLAEASECSRDLETQDEFSPSGAAWPDRSSTRDMETQDSEFTSSRATRHGGHSTGDTETQNGEFSPSRSVWHDRSSTRDVEAQDRELSPSGAAEDGQHSSVTPGEEEQELVPARRSWPGEGSIGQTGLLGVGEEDMPSSHHPEPPAQEPTWGSAHQQERHSSGSRDWAAELGAAECQNQFGVIGTERVPDPCSARASDGSMSGVQPQPGLHRDLSLDMGSARWSQELDSWSVEPQDAEARRQEWASAFNARCAARSRDLGAGEQSVGGDTGAEHGRSAPSPSMGDIPADCPAVESPRSESPSPSEEERHPSEPAAAPQSPRVPPLLPEAASGIPMDTGNEEQPSDHPDGESSSSWGEQRLSLNTPQPEGSMEQGQEFPLLEDTELLDSSVFRCKASLGRKRQHRAPSLRPTTEGESWIFRDSTEPRPAPAASSDEEAAEEPRSRRMRGSSSGRGVKVPLFPGLSASAIKAKLRGRNRSAEEGTSSGDSKGTPPKDPHVQRSKSCKIPGVSGKPPALPPKPEKSSGSEASPPHWLQALKLKRKKP; via the exons ATGGCCTCCCAgccgcagcccctgccccccGCCGTGCCCTGCGCCTCCCCTGCCGGCACCGCGGGGGCCGGGCTGGCCGGCAGCCCCGATAAAG GCAGCGCACGCCCCAAGCCGCCGGTGCGGCCCAAGCCCCGCGTGCTGCCCAAGCCGGCCGTGCCCGCCAAGCCCCCGgcgccgccccccgcgccgGGCCCGCGGCACCCCCGGCCCGAGCTGCCCTCGGCCGAGAAGATGAACCGCCTGGCCGGGCCCCAGCCCTACAGCGGGGCGGGCGCAGGGGGGCCCCTCCGGCGCCCCTCCTTCACCGTCAGAGCACCCGAGACCCCCAATGGGAAGGGGCCCTCGTCGCCGTCGGTCGCAGGCACCGAGGAGGAGGTGCCGCCGGCCCCGCCAACCCCCTCGcgcaggggcccggccccctTCAAGGTGACGCCGGTGCCGGTGGCCGCCAGGCCGGAGCGCTTCCCGGGCACCACCGTGGAGGAAATCCTCGCCAAGATGGACAGCAGGGAGGGCCCGGGCAGCCCAGACCGGGCCTGGCTCTCGCCCTTCTGCACCGACCCCTCCTCCCGCTTCGGCTCCAAAACCTTTGTTGCTTTCCGGAAGCGTCCCGGCGGGGAGGCAGATGGAGACCCTGCCGGTGAAGCCCCCCAGACGCCCGCAGCTGCGGCAGGCgagctgggaatgggggatGATGGACACCCTGTGGCTGAGACGAG cagctccccccAAGCTGGGCCGAGCTGTGCCGGGGATCCCTGTGGACGCCGGAGGCCGCCATCCCCTCCTGAC CTTTCCACACTACAGCTGGGTGCCCTCGGACCTCCAGGCTCCCCAAGGCCTCCcacctgcccagctccagccccaggagctcctTTCCAGCCTGCTGagccctctgccccagcccctggctccccTGATGCCCCCCCTGAGCTCCTGGCCCCTTACTCCCCCACACTGCCCCCCGGCTCCCCCGAATCCCCCACTCGGCCTCCAGTTGAGGTCCCTGTCACCTCCATCCAGGCCCCGGGCGCTCCCTCGGCCACCGAACCCCAGCTCAGCGTCTCCCATTCGCCTGGCTCCCCACACACTCCAGGGGAGGgatcccctggcactgccagccccccTGGCACTCCTGAACTGCCCCCACGAGTCACCTGCCCCCCCGGCTCTCCTGAAGCTGCTGCCGAGTACCTGGgcccccccagcccaccccttGCCAAAGCCTCTCGTCCCCCAGGCTCCCCAGAGGGGCCTGATGACTCCACAGTGTCCCCACAGTCCCATGAGGGTCCTGATTTCAAACCCCCTCCCCGTGATGTGGGGCTCCGGCGTTCCTCCGAGGGGGTGCTGCGGCCCCCACCCAcggggcagggcctgggggagctggggggctcaCTGAgtgccctgccccgggctggAGACCTCCTGTCAgagccctccctgggcagcgAGTCCGCCTGGAGCCTTTCCCAGTCCTTTGAGTGGACATTCCCATCGCGGGGGGCACGCTTGCCAGCCTTCCCTCCCCGCTCCCCCATCCGGGAGACACCTGACTCGGGGCTCTCTGAAGAGGGGGAGTCAGATGGGGAGGCTGTGACCCCCGGCCCTCCAAAGGACAGGAGCTCTGAAGGGTCTGGCAGCCAGCAGGCAGAGGGGGCTCCGTGCCCAGGGGGTCCCGTGGCACAGCGAGAGGCTGGGGGCTcagcggaggaggaggaggaggaaagggaggcagagcaggatgctcccgTGTCCCATTCCCCACTTCGTGTGACAGAGCCTGGCCAGCACCCGGCTGAGCCTGAGTCCtccacccagcccagccttaCCACAACTGCccccctggctccagccccccCAGATCCAGCTGCTTCCACTGACTCAGCCTGGGCAGGTGATGGCCCCAAGAGCCTGCAGGGTCCTGGGggcccaggccaggctgaaaAACCCTCGCAAGACCCTGACCCTCACGCTGACCCGGGGTGGCTGACAGAGCTGTTGGAGTCACCTGGGGTCCACGGCTCTCCAGAG AACCTGCTGGGCTGGTCACGGAAGGACCTGTGCAGTGAGTTTGGCATTGGCCGCCCTCGCCAGGACAGCACCTTTGACTGGAGCCACCCAGGTGCGTCCAGGGAGAGAGACTGGCCTGTTGAGACCAAGCAGGACCAGGAATTCGGGACCAAAtccagctgggacagcagccacAGCGACAAGGACAGCAGTGCCCgggagagctggagcagtgactacagagcagcagagctgagggggGACACGAAACTGGGCTGCAGCGACTGGTCCCAGTCCCTTGGCACTGGGAAGAGCTGCCCACAGGATCCAGACTtcagtgccagcacagctgagTGGGGCCAGGGCTATGGCAGCACGGAGGAACTTGGCTCTAAACAGGCCAACTGGGGCAGTGGCCTTGGCACGGGACATGTCCAGCAGCTGGACAAGGAGCCACACTCTGGGCAGCCTACCTGGGCAGGCAGgtacagcagcagggacacggAGATGAAGGACAGGGAACTCACCCCAGACTGGACCAGTAAATACAGCAGCCAGGATGCTGGGAGTAAGGACGAGAATTTaacgctgggctgggctggcagatccagcactggggacagcccagaTAAGGAGGTCAGCCCCAGCCGGCCAGCCTGGGACAGGAGGTATAACCCCAGGGACATGGAGAGCCAGGACAGGGAGTTCAGCCCCAGCAGGCCAGCCTGGACTCGGGAGTACAGGGACACAGAAAGCCAGGACAGGGAGTTCAGCCCCAGCCGGCCAGCTTGGACTGGTGAAATCGGGGACATGGAAAGCCAGGACAGGGAGTTCAGCCCCAGCAGGCCAGCCTGGGATGACAGATCCAGCACCCGGGGCATGGAGAGCCAGGACCAGGAATTCAGGCCCAGCAGGCCAGCCTGGGATGACAGGTCCAGCACCAGGAGCATGGAGAGCCAGGACCAGGAATTCAGCCCCAGCAGGCCAGCCTGGGAAGACAAATCCAGCACGAGGGGCGTGGAAAGCCAAGACCAGGAGTTCAGCCCCAGCAGGTCAGCCTGGGATGACAGATCCAGCACCAGGAGCATGGAGAGCCAGGACCAGGAGTTCAGCCCCAGCAGGCCAGCCTGGGAAGACAGATCCAGCACCCGGGGCATGGAGAGCCAGGACCAGGAGTTCAGCCCCAGCAGGCCAGCCTGGGAAGACAGATCCAGCACCAGGAGCATGGAGAGCCAGGACCAGGAATtcagccccagcaggctggCTGAAGCAAGTGAATGCAGCAGGGACCTGGAAACTCAGGATGAGTTCAGTcccagcggagcagcctggcctgacaGATCCAGCACCAGGGACATGGAGACCCAGGACAGTGAATTCACATCCAGCAGAGCAACCAGGCATGGTGGgcacagcactggggacacggAGACCCAGAATGGGGAGTTCAGCCCCAGCAGAAGTGTCTGGCATGACAGATCCAGCACCAGGGATGTGGAGGCACAGGACAGAGAGTTGAGCCCCAGTGGAGCAGCCGAGgatgggcagcacagctctgtgactcccggggaggaagagcaggagctggtcccagcccggcGGAGCTGGCCCGGTGAAGGCAGCATCGGACAGACCGGGCTGCTCGGGGTTGGTGAGGAGGACATGCCCAGCTCCCaccacccagagcccccagcccaggagcccacctggggcagtgcccaccAGCAGGAGCGtcacagctctggcagcagggactgggctgcggagcttggagcagctgaGTGCCAGAACCAGTTTGGTGTCATTGGGACAGAGCGGGTGCCagatccctgcagtgccagagcCTCGGATGGCTCCATGTCCGGGgtccagccacagccaggcttGCACAGGGATCTCTCTCTGGACATGGGCAGTGCCCGctggagccaggagctggacagCTGGAGTGTGGAGCCACAGGATGCTGAGGCCAGGCGCCAGGAGTGGGCGAGTGCCTTTAACGCCCGCTGTGCCGCGCGCAGCCGGGACCTTGGTGCGGGGGAGCAGAGCGTGGGAGGGGACACCGGCGCAGAGCACGG CAGGTCAGCCCCCAGCCCTTCGATGGGTGACATTCCAGCTGATTGCCCAGCTGTGGAGTCCCCCCGGAGTGAGTCACCCAGCCCCTCTGAGGAGGAGAGGCATCCCTCTGAaccagctgctgccccacagagccccagggTCCCCCCTCTGCTGCCAGAGGCTGCCAGTGGGATCCCAATGGACACAGGAAATGAGGAACAGCCCTCAGACCATCCAGACGGGGAGAGCTCCTCGAGCTGGGGGGAACAGCGGCTCTCACTCAATACCCCCCAGCCCGAGGGGTCCatggagcaggggcaggaattTCCTCTTCTGGAG GACACAGAGCTCCTGGACAGCAGCGTGTTCCGCTGcaaggccagcctgggccgCAAGCGCCAGCACCGGGCGCCGTCCCTGCGCCCCACCACCGAGGGGGAGAGCTGGATCTTCCGGGACTCCACgg AGCCccggccagccccagcagcgtCCTCCGACGAGGAGGCAGCGGAGGAGCCCCGGAGCCGGAGGATGCGCGGCTCGTCCTCGGGCAGGGGGGTGAAGGTGCCGCTCTTTCCCGGCCTCAGTGCCTCTGCCATCAAG GCGAAGCTGAGGGGTCGCAACCGCTCGGCTGAGGAGGGGACATCATCAGGGGACAGCAAGGGGACCCCTCCTAAAGACCCCCATGTACAGCGCTCCAAGTCCTGCAAGATCCCTGGTGTGAGTGGGaaacccccagccctgccccccAAGCCAGAGAAATCCTCAGG ATCCGAGGCCTCTCCCCCCCACTGGCTGCAGGCGCTGAAGCTGAAAAGGAAGAAGCCTTGA
- the TNKS1BP1 gene encoding 182 kDa tankyrase-1-binding protein isoform X2: MASQPQPLPPAVPCASPAGTAGAGLAGSPDKGSARPKPPVRPKPRVLPKPAVPAKPPAPPPAPGPRHPRPELPSAEKMNRLAGPQPYSGAGAGGPLRRPSFTVRAPETPNGKGPSSPSVAGTEEEVPPAPPTPSRRGPAPFKVTPVPVAARPERFPGTTVEEILAKMDSREGPGSPDRAWLSPFCTDPSSRFGSKTFVAFRKRPGGEADGDPAGEAPQTPAAAAGELGMGDDGHPVAETSSSPQAGPSCAGDPCGRRRPPSPPDLSTLQLGALGPPGSPRPPTCPAPAPGAPFQPAEPSAPAPGSPDAPPELLAPYSPTLPPGSPESPTRPPVEVPVTSIQAPGAPSATEPQLSVSHSPGSPHTPGEGSPGTASPPGTPELPPRVTCPPGSPEAAAEYLGPPSPPLAKASRPPGSPEGPDDSTVSPQSHEGPDFKPPPRDVGLRRSSEGVLRPPPTGQGLGELGGSLSALPRAGDLLSEPSLGSESAWSLSQSFEWTFPSRGARLPAFPPRSPIRETPDSGLSEEGESDGEAVTPGPPKDRSSEGSGSQQAEGAPCPGGPVAQREAGGSAEEEEEEREAEQDAPVSHSPLRVTEPGQHPAEPESSTQPSLTTTAPLAPAPPDPAASTDSAWAGDGPKSLQGPGGPGQAEKPSQDPDPHADPGWLTELLESPGVHGSPENLLGWSRKDLCSEFGIGRPRQDSTFDWSHPGASRERDWPVETKQDQEFGTKSSWDSSHSDKDSSARESWSSDYRAAELRGDTKLGCSDWSQSLGTGKSCPQDPDFSASTAEWGQGYGSTEELGSKQANWGSGLGTGHVQQLDKEPHSGQPTWAGRYSSRDTEMKDRELTPDWTSKYSSQDAGSKDENLTLGWAGRSSTGDSPDKEVSPSRPAWDRRYNPRDMESQDREFSPSRPAWTREYRDTESQDREFSPSRPAWTGEIGDMESQDREFSPSRPAWDDRSSTRGMESQDQEFRPSRPAWDDRSSTRSMESQDQEFSPSRPAWEDKSSTRGVESQDQEFSPSRSAWDDRSSTRSMESQDQEFSPSRPAWEDRSSTRGMESQDQEFSPSRPAWEDRSSTRSMESQDQEFSPSRLAEASECSRDLETQDEFSPSGAAWPDRSSTRDMETQDSEFTSSRATRHGGHSTGDTETQNGEFSPSRSVWHDRSSTRDVEAQDRELSPSGAAEDGQHSSVTPGEEEQELVPARRSWPGEGSIGQTGLLGVGEEDMPSSHHPEPPAQEPTWGSAHQQERHSSGSRDWAAELGAAECQNQFGVIGTERVPDPCSARASDGSMSGVQPQPGLHRDLSLDMGSARWSQELDSWSVEPQDAEARRQEWASAFNARCAARSRDLGAGEQSVGGDTGAEHGSAPSPSMGDIPADCPAVESPRSESPSPSEEERHPSEPAAAPQSPRVPPLLPEAASGIPMDTGNEEQPSDHPDGESSSSWGEQRLSLNTPQPEGSMEQGQEFPLLEDTELLDSSVFRCKASLGRKRQHRAPSLRPTTEGESWIFRDSTEPRPAPAASSDEEAAEEPRSRRMRGSSSGRGVKVPLFPGLSASAIKAKLRGRNRSAEEGTSSGDSKGTPPKDPHVQRSKSCKIPGVSGKPPALPPKPEKSSGSEASPPHWLQALKLKRKKP; this comes from the exons ATGGCCTCCCAgccgcagcccctgccccccGCCGTGCCCTGCGCCTCCCCTGCCGGCACCGCGGGGGCCGGGCTGGCCGGCAGCCCCGATAAAG GCAGCGCACGCCCCAAGCCGCCGGTGCGGCCCAAGCCCCGCGTGCTGCCCAAGCCGGCCGTGCCCGCCAAGCCCCCGgcgccgccccccgcgccgGGCCCGCGGCACCCCCGGCCCGAGCTGCCCTCGGCCGAGAAGATGAACCGCCTGGCCGGGCCCCAGCCCTACAGCGGGGCGGGCGCAGGGGGGCCCCTCCGGCGCCCCTCCTTCACCGTCAGAGCACCCGAGACCCCCAATGGGAAGGGGCCCTCGTCGCCGTCGGTCGCAGGCACCGAGGAGGAGGTGCCGCCGGCCCCGCCAACCCCCTCGcgcaggggcccggccccctTCAAGGTGACGCCGGTGCCGGTGGCCGCCAGGCCGGAGCGCTTCCCGGGCACCACCGTGGAGGAAATCCTCGCCAAGATGGACAGCAGGGAGGGCCCGGGCAGCCCAGACCGGGCCTGGCTCTCGCCCTTCTGCACCGACCCCTCCTCCCGCTTCGGCTCCAAAACCTTTGTTGCTTTCCGGAAGCGTCCCGGCGGGGAGGCAGATGGAGACCCTGCCGGTGAAGCCCCCCAGACGCCCGCAGCTGCGGCAGGCgagctgggaatgggggatGATGGACACCCTGTGGCTGAGACGAG cagctccccccAAGCTGGGCCGAGCTGTGCCGGGGATCCCTGTGGACGCCGGAGGCCGCCATCCCCTCCTGAC CTTTCCACACTACAGCTGGGTGCCCTCGGACCTCCAGGCTCCCCAAGGCCTCCcacctgcccagctccagccccaggagctcctTTCCAGCCTGCTGagccctctgccccagcccctggctccccTGATGCCCCCCCTGAGCTCCTGGCCCCTTACTCCCCCACACTGCCCCCCGGCTCCCCCGAATCCCCCACTCGGCCTCCAGTTGAGGTCCCTGTCACCTCCATCCAGGCCCCGGGCGCTCCCTCGGCCACCGAACCCCAGCTCAGCGTCTCCCATTCGCCTGGCTCCCCACACACTCCAGGGGAGGgatcccctggcactgccagccccccTGGCACTCCTGAACTGCCCCCACGAGTCACCTGCCCCCCCGGCTCTCCTGAAGCTGCTGCCGAGTACCTGGgcccccccagcccaccccttGCCAAAGCCTCTCGTCCCCCAGGCTCCCCAGAGGGGCCTGATGACTCCACAGTGTCCCCACAGTCCCATGAGGGTCCTGATTTCAAACCCCCTCCCCGTGATGTGGGGCTCCGGCGTTCCTCCGAGGGGGTGCTGCGGCCCCCACCCAcggggcagggcctgggggagctggggggctcaCTGAgtgccctgccccgggctggAGACCTCCTGTCAgagccctccctgggcagcgAGTCCGCCTGGAGCCTTTCCCAGTCCTTTGAGTGGACATTCCCATCGCGGGGGGCACGCTTGCCAGCCTTCCCTCCCCGCTCCCCCATCCGGGAGACACCTGACTCGGGGCTCTCTGAAGAGGGGGAGTCAGATGGGGAGGCTGTGACCCCCGGCCCTCCAAAGGACAGGAGCTCTGAAGGGTCTGGCAGCCAGCAGGCAGAGGGGGCTCCGTGCCCAGGGGGTCCCGTGGCACAGCGAGAGGCTGGGGGCTcagcggaggaggaggaggaggaaagggaggcagagcaggatgctcccgTGTCCCATTCCCCACTTCGTGTGACAGAGCCTGGCCAGCACCCGGCTGAGCCTGAGTCCtccacccagcccagccttaCCACAACTGCccccctggctccagccccccCAGATCCAGCTGCTTCCACTGACTCAGCCTGGGCAGGTGATGGCCCCAAGAGCCTGCAGGGTCCTGGGggcccaggccaggctgaaaAACCCTCGCAAGACCCTGACCCTCACGCTGACCCGGGGTGGCTGACAGAGCTGTTGGAGTCACCTGGGGTCCACGGCTCTCCAGAG AACCTGCTGGGCTGGTCACGGAAGGACCTGTGCAGTGAGTTTGGCATTGGCCGCCCTCGCCAGGACAGCACCTTTGACTGGAGCCACCCAGGTGCGTCCAGGGAGAGAGACTGGCCTGTTGAGACCAAGCAGGACCAGGAATTCGGGACCAAAtccagctgggacagcagccacAGCGACAAGGACAGCAGTGCCCgggagagctggagcagtgactacagagcagcagagctgagggggGACACGAAACTGGGCTGCAGCGACTGGTCCCAGTCCCTTGGCACTGGGAAGAGCTGCCCACAGGATCCAGACTtcagtgccagcacagctgagTGGGGCCAGGGCTATGGCAGCACGGAGGAACTTGGCTCTAAACAGGCCAACTGGGGCAGTGGCCTTGGCACGGGACATGTCCAGCAGCTGGACAAGGAGCCACACTCTGGGCAGCCTACCTGGGCAGGCAGgtacagcagcagggacacggAGATGAAGGACAGGGAACTCACCCCAGACTGGACCAGTAAATACAGCAGCCAGGATGCTGGGAGTAAGGACGAGAATTTaacgctgggctgggctggcagatccagcactggggacagcccagaTAAGGAGGTCAGCCCCAGCCGGCCAGCCTGGGACAGGAGGTATAACCCCAGGGACATGGAGAGCCAGGACAGGGAGTTCAGCCCCAGCAGGCCAGCCTGGACTCGGGAGTACAGGGACACAGAAAGCCAGGACAGGGAGTTCAGCCCCAGCCGGCCAGCTTGGACTGGTGAAATCGGGGACATGGAAAGCCAGGACAGGGAGTTCAGCCCCAGCAGGCCAGCCTGGGATGACAGATCCAGCACCCGGGGCATGGAGAGCCAGGACCAGGAATTCAGGCCCAGCAGGCCAGCCTGGGATGACAGGTCCAGCACCAGGAGCATGGAGAGCCAGGACCAGGAATTCAGCCCCAGCAGGCCAGCCTGGGAAGACAAATCCAGCACGAGGGGCGTGGAAAGCCAAGACCAGGAGTTCAGCCCCAGCAGGTCAGCCTGGGATGACAGATCCAGCACCAGGAGCATGGAGAGCCAGGACCAGGAGTTCAGCCCCAGCAGGCCAGCCTGGGAAGACAGATCCAGCACCCGGGGCATGGAGAGCCAGGACCAGGAGTTCAGCCCCAGCAGGCCAGCCTGGGAAGACAGATCCAGCACCAGGAGCATGGAGAGCCAGGACCAGGAATtcagccccagcaggctggCTGAAGCAAGTGAATGCAGCAGGGACCTGGAAACTCAGGATGAGTTCAGTcccagcggagcagcctggcctgacaGATCCAGCACCAGGGACATGGAGACCCAGGACAGTGAATTCACATCCAGCAGAGCAACCAGGCATGGTGGgcacagcactggggacacggAGACCCAGAATGGGGAGTTCAGCCCCAGCAGAAGTGTCTGGCATGACAGATCCAGCACCAGGGATGTGGAGGCACAGGACAGAGAGTTGAGCCCCAGTGGAGCAGCCGAGgatgggcagcacagctctgtgactcccggggaggaagagcaggagctggtcccagcccggcGGAGCTGGCCCGGTGAAGGCAGCATCGGACAGACCGGGCTGCTCGGGGTTGGTGAGGAGGACATGCCCAGCTCCCaccacccagagcccccagcccaggagcccacctggggcagtgcccaccAGCAGGAGCGtcacagctctggcagcagggactgggctgcggagcttggagcagctgaGTGCCAGAACCAGTTTGGTGTCATTGGGACAGAGCGGGTGCCagatccctgcagtgccagagcCTCGGATGGCTCCATGTCCGGGgtccagccacagccaggcttGCACAGGGATCTCTCTCTGGACATGGGCAGTGCCCGctggagccaggagctggacagCTGGAGTGTGGAGCCACAGGATGCTGAGGCCAGGCGCCAGGAGTGGGCGAGTGCCTTTAACGCCCGCTGTGCCGCGCGCAGCCGGGACCTTGGTGCGGGGGAGCAGAGCGTGGGAGGGGACACCGGCGCAGAGCACGG GTCAGCCCCCAGCCCTTCGATGGGTGACATTCCAGCTGATTGCCCAGCTGTGGAGTCCCCCCGGAGTGAGTCACCCAGCCCCTCTGAGGAGGAGAGGCATCCCTCTGAaccagctgctgccccacagagccccagggTCCCCCCTCTGCTGCCAGAGGCTGCCAGTGGGATCCCAATGGACACAGGAAATGAGGAACAGCCCTCAGACCATCCAGACGGGGAGAGCTCCTCGAGCTGGGGGGAACAGCGGCTCTCACTCAATACCCCCCAGCCCGAGGGGTCCatggagcaggggcaggaattTCCTCTTCTGGAG GACACAGAGCTCCTGGACAGCAGCGTGTTCCGCTGcaaggccagcctgggccgCAAGCGCCAGCACCGGGCGCCGTCCCTGCGCCCCACCACCGAGGGGGAGAGCTGGATCTTCCGGGACTCCACgg AGCCccggccagccccagcagcgtCCTCCGACGAGGAGGCAGCGGAGGAGCCCCGGAGCCGGAGGATGCGCGGCTCGTCCTCGGGCAGGGGGGTGAAGGTGCCGCTCTTTCCCGGCCTCAGTGCCTCTGCCATCAAG GCGAAGCTGAGGGGTCGCAACCGCTCGGCTGAGGAGGGGACATCATCAGGGGACAGCAAGGGGACCCCTCCTAAAGACCCCCATGTACAGCGCTCCAAGTCCTGCAAGATCCCTGGTGTGAGTGGGaaacccccagccctgccccccAAGCCAGAGAAATCCTCAGG ATCCGAGGCCTCTCCCCCCCACTGGCTGCAGGCGCTGAAGCTGAAAAGGAAGAAGCCTTGA